One window from the genome of Pogoniulus pusillus isolate bPogPus1 chromosome 7, bPogPus1.pri, whole genome shotgun sequence encodes:
- the INSM1 gene encoding insulinoma-associated protein 1: MPRGFLVKRSRRPTPVSYRARCCRETASAGPPLPAGGALPSACPAAPPPRDSPPVPFGTPDAAVQALCSPTRPVSRDKYLERGFSLGSPVSAESFPAPAVPGTMDPLLFAPAELKLWAAAAAAGHAEPPAGHVAAGTTAGPGASGAPAPPAVVAPPVSGRPQPAKRPPASAEPARQKAPSGKKAKAIRKLTFEDEVTTSPVLGLRIKEGPVETPAKTRGGCARPLGEFICQLCKEEYGDPFALAQHRCSRIVRVEYRCPECDKVFSCPANLASHRRWHKPRPPAAKSGPEAGRAPPEEPPKEASGGSGSGSERDTPSPGGASESGSEEGLFECPRCAKRFRRQAYLRKHLLGHPAPVPGPPPAPAPEPAAEEPPPPPPAECRLCPVCGETFPSKSSQERHLRLLHAAQVFPCKYCPATFYSSPGLTRHINKCHPSENRQVILLQVPLRPAC, translated from the coding sequence ATGCCCCGTGGCTTCCTGGTGAAGCGCAGCCGGCGGCCCACCCCTGTCTCGTACCGGGCGCGCTGCTGCCGAGAGACTGCTTCTGCCGGCCCGCCGCTCCCAGCCGGTGGTGCCCTGCCGTCCGCTTGTCCCGCCGCCCCACCGCCGCGGGACTCACCGCCGGTGCCGTTTGGGACGCctgatgctgctgtgcaggcGCTGTGTAGCCCCACGCGGCCCGTCAGCAGGGACAAGTATCTGGAGCGCGGCTTCAGCCTGGGTTCCCCTGTCTCGGCCGAGTCCTTTCCTGCCCCGGCTGTGCCCGGCACCATGGATCCGCTCCTTTTCGCCCCTGCTGAGCTCAAGCTCtgggctgccgccgccgctgctggcCACGCTGAGCCGCCCGCCGGCCATGTCGCCGCTGGCACCACCGCTGGTCCTGGTGCCAGCGGAGCCCCCGCACCGCCAGCCGTAGTCGCGCCGCCTGTGTCAGGCCGACCGCAACCTGCTAAACGCCCACCGGCATCCGCGGAGCCCGCGCGGCAGAAGGCTCCGTCGGGCAAGAAGGCGAAGGCGATCCGCAAGCTAACCTTCGAGGATGAGGTGACCACGTCGCCGGTGCTGGGGCTGCGCATCAAGGAGGGCCCGGTTGAAACACCGGCCAAGACACGGGGCGGCTGCGCCCGCCCGCTCGGCGagttcatctgccagctctgcaaggAGGAGTACGGGGACCCCTTCGCGCTGGCGCAGCATCGCTGCTCCCGCATCGTCCGGGTGGAGTATCGCTGCCCCGAGTGTGACAAGGTCTTCTCCTGCCCCGCTAACCTCGCCTCTCACCGCCGCTGGCACAAGCCCCGTCCGCCTGCCGCCAAAAGCGGCCCTGAGGCGGGCAGGGCGCCGCCGGAGGAGCCGCCGAAGGAGGCGAGCGGCGGCAGCGGGAGCGGCAGCGAGCGGGACACGCCGAGCCCCGGCGGAGCCTCGGAGTCCGGCTCCGAGGAGGGGCTCTTCGAGTGTCCCCGCTGCGCCAAGCGGTTCCGCCGGCAGGCCTACCTGCGCAAGCACCTGCTGGGGCACCCGGCACCCGTACCGGGGCCTCCACCCGCCCCGGCCCCCGAGCCCGCCGCAGAGGAgccgcccccgccgcccccGGCAGAGTGCCGCTTGTGCCCGGTCTGCGGGGAGACCTTCCCTagcaagagcagccaggagcggCACCTCCGCCTCCTGCACGCCGCCCAGGTCTTCCCCTGCAAGTACTGCCCGGCCACCTTTTACAGCTCGCCTGGCCTCACCCGGCACATCAACAAGTGCCACCCCTCCGAGAACAGGCAGGTCATCCTGCTCCAGGTGCCGCTGCGTCCCGCCTGCTAG